One Rattus rattus isolate New Zealand chromosome 12, Rrattus_CSIRO_v1, whole genome shotgun sequence genomic window carries:
- the LOC116913235 gene encoding LOW QUALITY PROTEIN: olfactory receptor 4Q3-like (The sequence of the model RefSeq protein was modified relative to this genomic sequence to represent the inferred CDS: deleted 2 bases in 2 codons), translated as MAVKAQTPLHRKCKLQQTCSLKDGEVPEILLTKSNKEFSEGVHADEQEVLPHIFSMLSNLTHLVQFNFSYTRSLDILGLDKNRNSSEVSQFVLLGLSSSWELQLFLFLTFLLVYVVIVLGNLLIVIVVQTDVHLLQSPMYYFLSHLSFIDLCLSCVAVPKMLGDFLRREKVIPFSGCLAQVFFLHFLGACEMFLLTVMAYDRYVAICNPLHYLRVMNSHLRLRLVFVCWCGGFIHSITQVVIVIRLPFCGPNELDNFYCDVPQVVKLACMDTYLVEVLMVSNSGILSLACFLVLLLSYALILITLRTHLHRGQSKALSTCASHLTVVSLIFLPCVFIYLRPFCTFSVDKVVSVFYTVITPMLNPLIYTLRNADMKKAIGKLRKKQVASHCFGKR; from the exons ATGGCAGTGAAAGCACAGACTCCATTGCACAGGAAATGCAAGCTCCAGCAAACGTGCAGCCTCAAAGATGGTGAGGTTCCAGAGATTTTATTAACAAAAAGCAATAAAGAGTTTTCTGAAGG TGTACATGCAGACGAGCAAGAAGTACTTCCTCATATATTTTCC ATGTTGTCTAACTTAACCCACTTAGtccaatttaat ttttcttacacTAGGTCACTTGATATTCTTGGCTtggacaaaaacagaaacagctcTGAGGTGTCGCAGTTTGTGCTTCTGGGCCTGTCATCTTCCTGGGAGCTCCAGTTATTTCTCTTCTTGACATTCTTGTTGGTTTACGTGGTTATTGTCCTGGGAAACCTTTTGATAGTGATCGTTGTCCAGACTGATGTTCACCTGCTCCAGTCACCCATGTACTATTTTCTAAGCCATCTGTCTTTCATCGACCTCTGTTTGAGCTGTGTCGCTGTGCCCAAAATGCTAGGAGATTTCCTACGGAGGGAGAAGGTAATACCTTTTTCAGGATGCCTGGCCCAGGTATTCTTTCTTCACTTCCTGGGAGCCTGTGAGATGTTCCTGCTGACTGTTATGGCCTATGACAGGTATGTTGCCATCTGCAACCCTTTGCACTACCTCAGAGTCATGAATAGCCACCTGCGTCTCCGGTTGGTGTTTGTCTGTTGGTGTGGAGGTTTCATTCACTCCATCACGCAGGTCGTGATTGTCATCCGGCTGCCTTTCTGTGGCCCCAATGAACTGGACAACTTCTACTGTGATGTCCCCCAGGTCGTCAAGCTGGCCTGCATGGACACTTACTTGGTTGAGGTGCTGATGGTCTCTAACAGTGGCATATTGTCTCTCGCCTGCTTCTTGGTCCTGCTCTTGTCCTATGCGCTCATCTTGATCACTCTGAGAACTCACCTCCACCGGGGCCAGAGCAAAGCATTGTCCACCTGTGCCTCTCACTTGACGGTGGTCAGCCTGATCTTCTTACCCTGTGTGTTCATTTACTTGAGGCCTTTCTGCACCTTCTCTGTGGATAAAGTAGTCTCTGTGTTCTACACAGTGATCACACCGATGCTGAACCCTCTCATATATACGCTCAGAAATGCAGACATGAAGAAAGCTAtaggaaagctgagaaagaagcagGTAGCATCCCACTGCTTTGGTAAAAGATGA